From Xenopus tropicalis strain Nigerian chromosome 3, UCB_Xtro_10.0, whole genome shotgun sequence, the proteins below share one genomic window:
- the LOC100491385 gene encoding uncharacterized protein C3orf20 — protein sequence MCKANKKKAKEKDSKKHPNKAKSILAELAKTLEIPEAHVSPLNDFNAVTELRKLQRKIRNIVDDWMEHYQLASGIDSPHIQKMSETPSKMSSMRKVQSAAAHPVTSMADAKEQPARNTDGDETFYKDIPLQGRFLSAPAQTNPMRLNTPLSSYSPRPSSSKKAAVKQEHSTMEGSLYKSMSGMHLFNKPGTLAASLTPLSPEQDIERLWHISHHTCPVVLQRLILGEEGGMCRCSNHQIPNITDLEYDKLINMKMTPTEQILVVCVVSSRNSEEDQSTDVLNLLYERKNRYRSMPCMQSRLDSFRLLKYDINSCTELTESKVPLLLQRHSVAPGMFLMYIRGKLLFANYIFNGYSRSVKDLQKQIVKTRSDYQMGYSLPSDFKFRTE from the exons ATGTGTAAGGCCaacaaaaaaaaggcaaaagaaaaagaTTCAAAGAAGCATCCAAATAAAGCG AAGTCAATTTTAGCAGAGCTGGCCAAGACTCTTGAAATCCCTGAGGCACATGTCAgccctttaaatgattttaatgcaGTTACAGAGCTTAGGAAGCTTCAAAGAAAGATTAGAAATATTGTGGATGATTGGATGGAGCATTATCAACTGGCTTCAG GCATTGACTCCCCACATATTCAGAAGATGTCTGAAACACCTTCCAAAATGTCAAGTATGCGCAAAGTGCAATCTGCTGCAGCCCACCCTGTTACTTCAATGGCAGATGCAAAAGAACAGCCTGCAAGGAATACAGATGGAGATGAAACTTTCTACAAGGATATTCCACTTCAAGGGCGTTTCCTGTCAGCTCCAGCACAAACTAACCCCATGCGACTGAATACACCACTGAGCTCTTATTCCCCCAG ACCATCCTCTTCAAAAAAAGCAGCTGTCAAACAAGAGCACAGCACCATGGAGGGAAGCCTATATAAAAGCATGTCTGGTATGCACCTTTTTAATAAACCAGG TACTCTGGCAGCCTCACTGACTCCTTTGTCTCCTGAACAAGACATTGAGAGATTGTGGCACATATCACATCACACATGCCCAGTAGTCCTGCAGAGACTCATACTTGGAGAAGAAGGAGGGATGTGCAGGTGTAGCAATCACCAGATTCCTAATATCACAGACTTGGAGTATGACAAACTGATAAATATGAAGATGACACCCACAGAACAGATTCTGGTTGTGTGTGTTGTGTCATCAAGAAATTCAGAGGAGGATCAGAGCACTGATGTGCTGAATCTTCTGTACGAGAGAAAGAACAGATACAGGAGTATGCCCTGCATGCAG AGCCGCTTAGACTCATTTCGCCTGCTGAAGTACGACATCAACAGCTGCACTGAGCTCACGGAGTCCAAGGTTCCCCTTCTGCTTCAGAGGCACAGTGTTGCTCCAGGCATGTTTCTG ATGTATATTCGTGGCAAGCTGCTTTTCGCAAACTACATATTTAATGGCTATAGCAGATCGGTGAAAGACCTTCAGAAGCAAATAGTGAAAACAAGAAGTGACTATCAGATGGGATACAGTCTTCCCAGTGATTTCAAATTCAG GACAGAATAG